A DNA window from Drosophila sechellia strain sech25 chromosome X, ASM438219v1, whole genome shotgun sequence contains the following coding sequences:
- the LOC6620341 gene encoding inositol hexakisphosphate and diphosphoinositol-pentakisphosphate kinase isoform X10 produces MEWTWFKDWWRLKKLRSRHQRHKKKLQAATAAAGAAMTATAVLPGSGCAESGGSQDPQNNRLDSLYDAVPSDGTIARIRHGSRDRLRRNRLLQRQRRSQSAAVHSHRSQDDDDGEYGPFNVSDYEDYGPSHGSDEESDDFCYCDVCMNGDTDFGDSNDGMDSDTSTSSSNSKQVVVGICAMAKKTQSKPMKEILTRLGEFEFIKLVTFEENVILREPVQNWPTCDCLVSFHSKGFPLEKAIEYAQLRNPFVLNNLHMQYDIQDRRRVYAILEKEGIEIPRYAVLDRDSPDPKHHELIESEDHVEVNGITFNKPFVEKPVSAEDHNIYIYYPTSAGGGSQRLFRKIGSRSSVYSPESRVRKTGSFIYEDFMPTDVYFSGTDVKVYTVGPDYAHAEARKSPALDGKVERDSEGKEIRYPVILNHSEKLISRKVCLAFKQTVCGFDLLRANGKSYVCDVNGFSFVKNSNKYYDDCAKILGNMILRELTPTLHIPWSVPFQLDDPPIVPTTFGKMMELRCVVAVIRHGDRTPKQKMKVEVRHPKFFEIFEKYDGYKLGHVKLKRPKQLQEILDIARFLLSEIHTKAHAEIEEKESKLEQLKNVLEMYGHFSGINRKVQMKYQPKGRPRGSSSDDTNLAADQPVEPSLVLILKWGGELTPAGRIQAEELGRIFRCMYPGGQGRSDYSGTQGLGLLRLHSTFRHDLKIYASDEGRVQMTAAAFAKGLLALEGELTPILVQMVKSANTNGLLDNDCDSSKYQNLAKGRLHELMQNDREFSKEDRELINPCNSKSITQALDFVKNPVDCCHHVHLLIRELLHIISIKKDDPKTKDAILYHGETWDLMRCRWEKIEKDFSTKSKLFDISKIPDIYDCIKYDLQHNQHTLQYDQAEELYIYAKNLADIVIPQEYGLTPQEKLAIGQGICSPLLRKIKGDLQRNIDEVEDEFMNRLNPHYSHGVASPQRHVRTRLYFTSESHVHSLLTVLRYGGLLNVVTDEQWRRAMDYISMVSELNYMSQIVIMLYEDPTKDPTSEERFHVELHFSPGVNCCVQKNLPPGPGFRPHSHGDNACNVSLQSSDESNPARIEEENDSNSGEEREGKKRCTSGQRSSDRSAERTSPAFGFNRLELRSKQFKSKPIPIGAHHTVSGHEAMDLAKLLNEELASHQQQQNQQLRPISPDIRAVTPDCEPRSRSFEQRPTSGVCAKETVVASPGFWDNSRTSEFGEIPHTRVGAPSNSDGGSHPRADHRTAFQIRVTNSLSFFKIDSSTNELPLSDIDFSLHPPTPQCGPLSHKRLHILTMRRMESCDDGEELEQLRHLPQISPMATNERPLSSCNCSSSAAQAHSHSKSLMDLAQAVVVTSPQETGQNSEKGCDATTAVSSFDDDFQVSSSAPAILMSAHFSKRPVVASLSLMVYATTSPTASTLQLCQDKDKASASVSSSVQSKATSSSCGQLSMAASAPVVTENPFRFTVSSLGSAASNTTCFVDSFEPIEEQITSIVEVDPKPLHPEPQVVYNLPTVLITGTTSSSELTSKLNSNIPTVTNAVSAMLKPVGTEINEEVGRSKEIGIDTIRISTTHTPCNKAAVTRPDPKTDITTDPPTVTATETAEDTSMDIRTNICIGKSAPGLTPTVTTTDISKGIQDIAPTATQTSPPTFTPSTTTTTTAAAAALFDNTATMSSNRPFTNQFQSIDPTSNDAPHQHHVHQHQYQHHRKITTTINNTLNENHTTATITNNTTTTPSCCTKTIVTDSQVSVSVSASVSSANPSTSSRRQRHSIAGQMSYMKMLGFGGFSKKMATSANSLFSTAVISGSSSAPNLRDMITVSSSGFGDVPPIRPLETLHNALSLRKLDSFLQDMILAQIFKTPTGSPPRGFSKNTLPAVSSMTLNASNQTEMIDHEQQIGRQPPISTTVTPTFDRRGSESGSTADAHLRLLSESQCPNLDDSNTELRESLAGKMELWPEDIVKAAEEEEITLSELETKPSLDLTMEIMERGAAGTIFQPMNRDSLESGEGTMGGGVFLSVCEEQDSGSTCLTPVSFGMDLDLSMVANKGSITLSMEDPMEES; encoded by the exons ATGGAGTGGACTTGGTTCAAAGACTGGTGGCGTCTCAAGAAGCTTCGATCTCGTCACCAGCGACATAAGAAAAAACTCCAAGCAGCCACGGCAGCCGCTGGAGCTGCGATGACAGCAACAGCGGTTTTGCCCGGCTCTGGGTGCGCAGAAAGTGGTGGTTCCCAGGATCCACAAAACAATCGTCTCGACAGCTTGTACGACGCAGTGCCATCTGATGGAACTATAGCCAGAATACGTCATGGTAGTCGAGATCGTCTACGCCGGAATCGCTTGCTGCAGCGCCAGCGTCGAAGTCAAAGTGCCGCAGTCCACAGTCATAGAAGCCAGGACGACGACGATGGGGAATACGGACCCTTTAACGTCAGTGATTACGAGGATTACGGGCCGAGTCATGGCAGCGACGAGGAGAGTGATGATTTCTGCTACTGTGATGTCTGCATGAAT GGCGACACGGACTTTGGAGACAGCAATGACGGGATGGACTCCGACACGAGCACCTCTTCCAGCAACAGCAAGCAGGTGGTCGTCGGAATCTGTGCGATGGCCAAGAAGACACAGTCAAAGCCAATGAAGGAGATCCTGACTCGTCTTGGAGAGTTTGAGTTCATTAAGCTGGTGACGTTCGAGGAGAACGTGATTCTACGAGAACCGGTCCAAAATTGGCCCACCTGCGACTGCCTGGTGTCGTTTCACTCGAAAGGTTTTCCCCTAGAGAAAGCCATCGAGTATGCCCAGCTTAGGAATCCCTTTGTGCTGAATAATCTGCACATGCAGTACGATATTCAGGACAGGAGAAGAGTGTACGCCATTCTGGAGAAGGAGGGTATTGAGATTCCGCGCTATGCCGTCCTCGATCGTGATTCGCCGGACCCTAAAC ACCATGAGCTTATTGAGTCCGAGGACCATGTGGAGGTCAATGGTATTACCTTTAACAAGCCGTTTGTTGAGAAGCCTGTGTCGGCGGAGGACCacaacatatacatatattaccCGACGTCGGCGGGCGGAGGAAGTCAGCGACTTTTCCGAAAGATCGGCAGCCGGAGCAGCGTGTATTCTCCGGAATCAAGGGTGCGAAAGACAGGATCATTTATCTACGAGGACTTTATGCCCACCGATG TGTACTTTTCAGGCACGGATGTCAAGGTGTACACCGTGGGACCGGACTACGCCCATGCCGAAGCCCGTAAAAGTCCCGCTTTGGATGGCAAAGTAGAGCGCGACAGCGAAGGAAAAGAGATTCGCTATCCAGTGATCCTCAATCATTCCGAGAAGCTAATCTCACGGAAGGTGTGCCTGGCCTTTAAGCAAACAGTCTGTGGATTCGATTTGTTGCGAGCCAATGGAAAGAGCTATGTCTGCGATGTTAACGGTTTTAGCTTCGTTAAAAACTCGAACAAGTACTATGATGATTGCGCCAAGATACTAGGCAACATGATTCTCAGGGAGCTAACGCCTACCCTGCACATCCCCTGGTCAGTGCCCTTTCAATTAGACGATCCTCCCATTGTGCCCACCACTTTTGGCAAAATGATGGAGCTGCGCTGCGTGGTGGCCGTAATTAGACATGGCGATCGCACGcccaaacaaaaaatgaagGTTGAGGTGCGGCATCCCAA ATTTTTCGAGATCTTCGAGAAGTACGACGGCTACAAGCTGGGCCACGTTAAGCTAAAGCGCCCTAAACAGCTTCAAGAGATTTTGGACATCGCCCGCTTCCTGCTAAGCGAGATCCACACCAAAGCTCATGCCGAGATCGAGGAAAAGGAAAGCAAGCTGGAGCAGCTGAAGAACGTTCTGGAGATGTACGGTCACTTTTCGGGCATAAACCGGAAGGTCCAAATGAAATACCAACCAAAAGGACGTCCACGTGGCTCTAGCTCCGATGATA CCAATCTAGCAGCGGATCAACCAGTGGAACCTTCCCTGGTCCTCATCCTCAAGTGGGGCGGCGAACTGACTCCAGCAGGTCGCATCCAGGCGGAGGAGTTGGGTCGCATTTTTCGGTGCATGTATCCGGGTGGCCAAGGAAGATCGGATTACTCGGGCACCCAAGGACTAGGTTTGCTGAG aTTACACTCGACGTTCCGGCATGACTTAAAAATCTACGCCTCAGATGAGGGTCGTGTCCAGATGACGGCTGCCGCTTTTGCAAAAGGTTTGCTGGCCCTGGAAGGAGAACTTACGCCCATTCTGGTCCAGATGGTAAAGAGCGCCAATACAAATGGACTGCTGGACAATGATTGCGACTCCAGCAAGTACCAGAACTT GGCTAAAGGTCGCCTCCACGAGCTTATGCAAAACGATCGAGAGTTTTCTAAGGAGGATCGTGAGCTGATTAATCCTTGCAATAGCAAATCGATTACCCAGGCTCTGGATTTTGTAAAAAATCCTGTTGACTGCTGTCACCACGTACACCTGCTCATTCGCGAGCTTCTTCACATTATCAGTATCAAAAAGGATGATCCAAAGACTAAGGACGCCATCTTATATCACGGCGAGACGTGGGACCTAATGCGTTGTCGCTGGGAAAAAATTGAGAAGGATTTTAGCACCAAATCGAAGCTGTTTGACATCTCAAAGATACCAGATATATATGATTGCATCAAATACGATCTGCAACATAATCAACACACGTTGCAATACGATCAGGCGGAGGAGCTATACATCTATGCGAAGAATCTGGCTGATATAGTCATACCACAGGAGTATGGACTGACGCCCCAGGAGAAACTGGCAATTGGTCAAGGTATCTGCTCCCCTTTACTAAGAAAGATCAAGGGTGATCTGCAGCGAAACATCGACGAAGTGGAAGACGAGTTTATGAACCGTTTGAATCCACATTATAGCCATGGTGTTGCAAGCCCTCAGAGGCATGTCCGCACAAGGCTCTATTTTACCAGCGAATCGCATGTTCACTCGCTGCTCACCGTTTTACGTTATGGGGGATTGCTTAATGTGGTTACAGATGAGCAGTGGCGTCGGGCTATGGATTATATTTCGATGGTATCGGAGCTCAACTATATGTCTCAGATCGTTATCATGCTCTACGAGGACCCTACCAAAGATCCAACTTCTGAGGAACGCTTCCATGTTGAACTGCACTTTAGTCCGGGTGTAAATTGCTGTGTGCAAAAGAATCTACCACCAGGTCCGGGATTTCGCCCGCATTCGCACGGCGACAATGCTTGCAATGTAAGTTTGCAATCTTCAGACGAGTCAAATCCTGccagaatcgaggaggagaatGACTCGAATTCAGGAGAGGAACGGGAGGGCAAAAAGCGATGC ACCTCAGGCCAAAGGAGTTCGGATCGCAGTGCGGAACGCACTTCCCCTGCTTTCGGATTCAACCGACTAGAGCTCAGATCCAAGCAGTTTAAATCGAAACCCATCCCCATCGGAGCCCATCACACTGTCAGTGGCCATGAAGCAATGGATCTAGCCAAGCTTCTGAACGAGGAGTTGGCATcgcaccaacagcagcaaaaccAGCAGCTTCGACCCATTAGTCCGGACATCAGGGCAGTAACTCCTGACTGCGAACCACGCTCCCGGAGTTTTGAACAGCGGCCCACGTCCGGAGTCTGTGCTAAAGAAACGG taGTTGCTTCTCCTGGTTTCTGGGATAATTCGCGGACTTCTGAATTCGGGGAGATTCCTCATACTCGAGTGGGCGCTCCTAGTAATTCGGATGGGGGGTCTCATCCGAGAGCGGATCATCGCACTGCCTTTCAGATCCGTGTTACGAATAGCTTGTCCTTTTTTAAAATTGACTCTTCAACAAACGAGCTGCCTTTGTCGGACATTGATTTTTCGCTGCACCCACCCACTCCGCAATGCGGTCCCTTGTCGCACAAACGTCTCCACATCTTGACTATGCGGCGGATGGAGAGTTGCGACGACGGTGAAGAACTCGAACAGCTCCGTCATCTGCCACAGATCTCGCCGATGGCCACCAATGAGCGACCCTTAAGTTCCTGCAATTGCAGTAGCTCAGCGGCCCAAGCGCACTCGCACTCAAAAAGTCTGATGGACTTGGCACAAGCGGTGGTTGTGACTTCTCCGCAAGAAACTGGACAGAATTCGGAGAAAGGTTGTGACGCAACAACGGCGGTCAGTAGTTTCGATGATGACTTTCAGGTGTCTAGCTCAGCACCGGCCATCCTGATGAGCGCACACTTCAGCAAAAGGCCTGTGGTAGCATCTCTATCACTAATGGTCTATGCCACTACTTCGCCCACTGCCTCTACTTTACAGCTCTGTCAGGACAAGGACAAGGCCTCGGCTTCTGTCTCATCCTCTGTGCAAAGCAAAGCCACTAGTAGCTCCTGTGGTCAGCTCTCCATGGCGGCTTCTGCTCCTGTTGTGACAGAAAACCCATTTCGATTCACCGTTTCGTCGTTGGGTTCTGCAGCTTCCAATACCACCTGTTTTGTAGACAGCTTCGAGCCCATTGAAGAGCAAATCACGTCCATAGTGGAGGTAGATCCAAAGCCCCTGCACCCAGAGCCTCAAGTAGTATATAATCTGCCCACTGTGCTCATTACGGGAACAACAAGTAGCTCAGAATTGACCAGCAAACTAAATAGCAATATACCGACTGTTACAAACGCTGTTTCTGCGATGCTAAAACCAGTAGGTACCGAAATAAATGAAGAAGTAGGTAGATCGAAGGAAATAGGAATAGACACAATAAGAATttcaaccacacacacaccctgCAATAAAGCAGCAGTTACCCGACCAGATCCAAAAACAGATATAACAACAGATCCACCAACGGTTACAGCAACAGAGACAGCAGAAGATACATCAATGGATATACGAACAAATATATGTATCGGAAAAAGTGCACCTGGGCTTACACCAACAGTTACTACTACCGATATTTCAAAAGGTATACAAGACATCGCTCCTACAGCCACCCAAACATCCCCACCAACATTTACACCATCAACCACCActacaacaactgcagcagcagcagctttgTTTGATAATACAGCAACAATGTCTTCTAATCGACCATTTACTAACCAATTCCAATCGATTGATCCCACTTCAAACGACGCACCACACCAACATCATGTACATCAACACCAATACCAACATCACCGCAAAATAACAACGACCATCAATAACACTCTGAACGAAAACCACACCACCGCCACAATTACAAACAACACTACCACGACCCCGTCTTGTTGTACCAAAACCATCGTCACAGATAGCCAAGTCTCGGTGTCGGTCTCGGCATCGGTGTCATCGGCCAACCCATCCACGTCGTCGCGTCGCCAAAGACACAGTATTGCCGGCCAGATGTCCTATATGAAAATGTTGGGCTTCGGTGGTTTTAGCAAAAAGATGGCCACCAGCGCAAATAGCCTTTTCAGCACCGCCGTCATCAGCGGCAGCTCGTCCGCTCCTAATCTTCGCGACATGATAACGGTCTCCTCTTCCG GATTTGGCGATGTACCACCAATCCGCCCGCTTGAGACACTGCACAACGCCCTTTCGCTGCGCAAGCTGGACAGTTTCTTGCAGGACATGATCCTGGCGCAGATCTTTAAGACGCCGACAGGGTCCCCACCGCGGGGCTTCTCTAAGAATACCTTGCCAGCGGTTTCCTCGATGACTCTAAACGCCTCAAATCAGACAGAGATGATCGACCATGAGCAGCAAATTGGCAGACAACCGCCGATATCAACGACCGTAACGCCCACCTTTGACCGGCGTGGCAGCGAGTCCGGATCCACAGCGGATGCCCATCTGCGTCTCCTTTCGGAGAGCCAGTGCCCTAATCTTGACGATAGCAACACGGAGCTGCGAGAATCGCTGGCTGGAAAGATGGAGC